The genomic window AACTGCAGGCACGAGACGCACGCGATTCGCAGCGTCAGACCGCGCCGCTGAAGCCCGCAGATGATGCGTTCACCATCGACACGACGGAGCAGTCGATCGACGCGGTGATCCAGACAGTGATGGAGCGGGTTAAGGCCCGGCTTCACTAGGGGGCGCCGCCGAGCGGCGTCGTTTTTTCAGCAACCAAATGGATCGGACCGTCGATCCCGGATCAAATCATCCCATGAGCGAAAGCTTTGCAGAACTTTTTGAAGAGAGCCTTGTGCAGACCGATATGCGGCCGGGCTCAATTGTCACCGCCCAGGTCGTTGCAATCGATGGCGAAGACGTTGTCGTCAACGCTGGACTGAAATCCGAGGCGGTCATCCCGCTTCGCCAGTTCACCAGCGAGAACGGTGACGTTGAGGTCAGTGTCGGCGACGAGGTTGAAGTCGCGCTCGATGCCGTCGAGGACGGTGGCGGCGAGACGAAACTCTCCCGCGAGAAGGCGAAACGGGCACGGGCCTGGCGTGTTCTCGAGACCGCCTATGAGGGCAGTGAGACCGTCAACGGCCAGATCAGTGGCAAGGTCAAGGGCGGGTTCACCGTCGATCTCGGCCACATCCGCGCGTTCCTACCCGGCTCGCTTGTGGATATCCGGCCGGTCCGCGATACCACCTATCTCGAGGGCAAGGATCTCGAGTTCAAGGTGATCAAGCTCGACGCCCGCCGCAACAATGTCGTCGTTTCCCGCCGTGCCGTGGTCGAGGAGGAGTACAGCGCCGAGCGCGAGGCCCTGCTCGAAAAGCTTCAGGAAGGACAGTCGATCAAGGGTATCGTCAAGAACCTCACCGACTATGGCGCCTTCGTCGACCTCGGTGGTATCGACGGCCTGCTGCATATCACCGACATGGCCTGGCGGCGCGTCAAGCACCCCTCCGAGGTGGTCGACGTTGGTCAGGAAATCGAGGTCAAGGTCCTCAAGTTCGATCGTGAGCGCAATCGCGTGTCACTGGGTCTCAAGCAGCTGGGTGAGGATCCGTGGGAGGCCATCGCCCGTCGCTATCCAGAAGGCAGTCGGGTGGTCGGCAAGGTCACGAACATCACCGATTACGGCTCCTTTGTCGAGATCGAGGAAGGCGTCGAGGGCCTGGTCCATGTCTCCGAGATGGACTGGACGAACAAGAACGTCAACCCCGCCAAGGTGGTGTCTGTCGGCGACGAGGTTGAGGTGATGATCCTCGACATCGACGAGGAGCGCCGCCGCATCTCGCTGGGCATGAAGCAGTGCCAGCCCAATCCGTGGGATGAGTTCGCAGCGACCCGCAATAAGGGCGATCGGGTGACCGGTACGATTAAGTCCATCACCGACTTCGGCATCTTTGTCGGACTTGAGGGTGGCATTGACGGCCTGGTTCATCTCTCTGATCTGTCCTGGAGCGATGCCGGTGAAGAGGCGATCCGCGACTTCCAGAAAGGCGAAGAGGTCGAGGCGGTGGTGCTGTCCGTCGATCCGGAGCGCGAGCGCATCAGTCTTGGCGTCAAGCAGCTGGCCCAGGACCCGGTCTCACAGTGGGTTGCCAACCATCCCAAGGGGACGCTAGTGACCGGGACGGCCAGCGAGGTCGACGCCAAGGGTGTGGTCGTGGAGCTTGCCGAGGAAGTGCAGGGCTACGTTCGTGCCGCGGATCTGGCGCAGGAGCGCACGGACGACGCGCGTTCGCTGGTCTCCGAGGGCGATGAGGTCGAGGCCAAGGTCATGGCGGTCGACCGGCGTAATCGCATGATCAGTCTCTCGGTCCGCGCCAAGGACCAGCAGGATGAGCGTGAAGCGCTTGAGGGCTTTGGCAGTACCGGTACGGCGGGCACGACAACGCTTGGTGATCTGCTCAAAGAGCAGATGGGTGGTCGTGACAACGATAGCTGAAGCCTTTCTTCCGTATCGAGGGTCAGGCGCATGAAGGTCTGGCCCTCGAGGGCTATAGCGATGGTCGGAACCCCATGACAAAGTCGGAACTGATCGATCGGATTGCGGCCAATCAGCAGCAGCTGGCGCAGCGTGACGTTGAGCTGGCCGTCAAAACGTTGATCGAGCAAATGAGTGAATCGCTCGCCGGCGGTGAACGGATTGAGATCCGCGGATTCGGCAGCTTCGCGCTCCACCATCGTCCGCCCCGGATCGGAAGAAACCCGAGGACAGGCGAACCGGTTTCCCTACCGGGCAAGTATGTCCCCCATTTCAAACCCGGTAAGGAGATGCGCCAGCGGGTCGATGAGAAAGGTCGCAGTGAGCGCTCGGAGGACTCATGAGGCGTTTGATCGTTCTTCTGCTCGCGCTGGTCGTGGTCGCGATCGGGCTGAGTTTTGCCACGCTCAACTCAGCGCCCATCAATCTCGATTTCTATATCGGTGAGCTATCGCTGCCGATCTCCCTCTGGCTCGTGCTGGCACTCGCCCTCGGGGTGCTGCTGGGGCTGGGTTCCGCGATTGGTATTCTGACGCGGCAACGCTGGCAGCTGAAACGCCTTCGACGCGAGGCCGCATCTTCCCGCCAGGAAGTCTCTGAACTGCGTAAGTTGCCGATCCGGACCAGTAACTGATCATGTGGCAACTGCTCTGGCTGCTGCTCCCCCTGGCAGCCTTGTCCGGCTGGTGGATCGGCCGCCGGTCGTCGTCGCGGTCCCGCACCGCCAGTCTACCGGCGGATTATTTCCAGGGCCTGAACTACCTCCTCAACGAGCAACCTGACCGTGCCATCGAGATTTTCACCCGTCTTGTGGAGGTCGATAGCGAGACCGTTGAAACCCACCTGACGCTGGGGAACCTGTTTCGTCGCCGCGGCGAAGCCGACCGTGCGGTGCGTATCCATCAAAACCTTATTGCACGACCCTCGCTGGCTCCAGAGCAGCGCGCTGGTGCGCTGCTTGAGCTGGGGCGCGATTACCTTGCGGCGGGGCTGCTCGATCGGGCCGAAGCCCTGTTCATTGAGGCGATGGCGTTCTCCGACTTCCGCATCACTGCGCTTCAGTGCCTGCTCGACATCTATCAACAGGAGCGTGAGTGGGAGTCGGCGATCGATATCGCGCAACGCCTCCAGCGGGCGGATGGCGGTGAGCTTCGAACCGAAATGGGGCAGTTCGCCTGCGAGCAGGCTGAGCAGCTCCGTCGCCAGCATGCCGGGCCGACGGAGATCCGCCAGGCGCTGCGTCGCGCCACGCACCTCGATCGTGACTGCGTCCGGGCGTCACTGCTCAAATCCGATCTGGAGCAGGATGAGGGACGCTGGCGTGCGTCGATCAAGGCATGTGAGCAGGTCAAGACCCAGGACCCGGACTATATCCCGGAGATCCTCCCGCGCCTTGAGGCGGGCTATCAGGCCCTTGACGAGCGTCGGAGCTATCGCCAGGCGCTCAATCGCCTATTCCACACACAGCCCAGCGTTTCGGTGATCATCAAACTCAGCGAGCTGATCGAGACCGACGAGGGCAGGGGGGCCGCTGTGGAGTTTCTCGCCACCCAGCTGCGGGCTCGACCATCGGTGCGGGGGCTCAATCGACTGATTACACTCAATATCGATTCCGATGACGTGGACCACCGCCGCCAGCGGGATCTGCAGGTGCTGCGTGAGCTGTTTCAGGCGCTGCTGGCCGATCGTCTGCCGTACCGCTGTGTGGAGTGCGGTTTCGAGGGGCGCCAGCTCCACTGGCAGTGTCCGAGTTGCCGGTCGTGGGCGAGCATCAAGCCGCGGCGCGGCCCGGAGGGAGAGTGACCTTGACCCCTAATCTCATCGTAGCGGTGGACTATGACAGCGTTGAGGAGGCGCAGCGCCTGGTCGATACCCTGACGCCGGGAAGCTGTTGTCTCAAGGTCGGTAAGTCCCTCTTCACAAGGGCCGGCCCGAGGCTGGTGGAGGCGTGGGTACGGGATGGCTGGGATGTCTTTCTGGATCTCAAATTCCACGATATCCCCAATACCGTTGCCGGCGCCTGCCGCGCGGCGGCGGATCTGGGGGTCTGGATGGTCAATGTCCACGCGCTGGGCGGCCCGGCGATGCTCGCCGCGGCGAAGACGGCGATTGGGGGGCGAACCGGTCATCGTCCGCTGCTCACAGCGGTGACGGTGCTGACCAGTCATGATCAGACAACACTCGATGCGATTGGTCTGCGCGGCGCGCCGCAGGATGCGGTGGCGCGGCTGACCGGCCTGGCGACTGCAGCCGGACTGGATGGTGTCGTCTGCTCGGCGCAGGAGGCGGCCCGGGTACGCGCGCAGAGCGGTGATGACTTTCGCCGCGTGACGCCCGGCGTCCGCCCGCGCGGATCGGCGCAGGATGATCAGCGCCGGATTCTGACGCCGGCCGAGGCCATGCGTGCCGGTGCCACCGATCTGGTGGTGGGTCGACCGGTGACCCGCGCCAGTGATCCGCCCCAGGTGGTTGAATCGATCGCGAATGAGGTGGCCATCACAGTGCAGGCGCACGCCGGGCGCTAGGGTTGGACACGTCATTTGCAAAGCACAGGAGCGTGTCATGATCTTTTCTCGTCAACTGGGGACCCTGCTTGTAACCAGTCTGGTGGCCGGTGCGGCGATCGCCAGCCAGGATCCGATCAATGTCAACGAGGCCGGCGTCGATCGGCTGCAACAGATCAATGGCATCGGGCCCGCCACGGCCGAAGCCATCATTGAGGATCGCGAGCAGAACGGCCCGTTCGAGCGCATCGACGCGGTGACACGGGTCAACGGTATCGGTGAGACCACGCTGGATGCGATGCGTGGAGTGATCGCGATCGAATAGCACGGGTCTGGCCGACCGGATGCATGCCCCGTAAGCCGGTGCGCCTGACAGGCACGCCGGCTTCGTTTACGCTTTGGATGAACAATAATACCGACTCAACAGGGAGAGCATTCGTCGATGACCAAGCGCATCCGTAAAGCTGTGTTTCCGGTCGCGGGAATGGGCACCCGATTCCTGCCGGCCACCAAGGCGAATCCCAAGGAAATGTTGCCGGTGGTCGATAAGCCACTGATTCAGTATGCGGCCGAGGAGGCGGTCCGCGCGGGCATCGAGACCCTGATCTTCGTGAACGGGCGTAATAAGCGCAGCATCCCGGATCATTTCGATAAGGCCTACGAGCTGGAAACCGAACTCGAGGAGTCCGGCAAGCTCGAGCGGCTTGAGGCGGTGCGCAACATTCTTCCCGCCCATGTGGCGTGTATCTATATCCGTCAGTCCGAGGCGCTGGGACTGGGGCATGCGGTACTCTGCGCTGAGCCCGCGGTGGGCGATGAACCCTTTGCCGTGATCCTCGCTGACGATCTCATCGACGATGAGCAAAACGGCGGCTGTCTGGCGCAGATGGTTGAGTGCTATGACGAACAGGTTGCGAGCATTATCGGCGTCGAGCGTGTGCCGCCCGAACGGACCAATCGCTACGGCGTTGTCGATACGGATGCGATCAGCCCCCGACTCGGACGCCTCAAGGGGATCGTCGAAAAACCCGATCCGCAGGAGGCGCCATCCAACCTCGGCGTCGTCGGCCGGTATGTGCTCAACGCGAGCATCTTCAACAAGCTCCGTCAGACGCCGCCGGGTGCCGGAGGCGAGATACAGCTCACGGACGCCATCGCCGCATTGATGAAGGATGAATCCGTCATGGCCTACGAGTTCGAAGGCACCCGTTATGACTGCGGCGACAAGCTCGGCTACCTTCAGGCCACCGTCGAATTCGGGGTGAAACACCCGGAATTTGGCGACGCCTTCGCCGACTATCTCCACACCCGCAGCGGGTGAGCGGAACGCCCATCCTGGCGTGTGCCGGCTTCCTAGAAGTTGTATCGAAGCCGGAGGTAGGTGTTGCTGTTGTCTTCCAGCTGGGTATGGAACGTCCAGTCATCCTGCCCGCCAAAGAGATTGACGCCGGCTGTGCCGGTCAGTCGATCACTGAACCGATAACGTGCCCGTGGCCGGAGATAGTAGTCGGCATCAGAGGGTGAGTAGAACGTAAACAGTGACAGGGTCAGGTTCTGACGCTGGCCCTGCCAGGTCACGCGGTTGGTCAAAAGGTGCCGGTACTCATCCGGTGCATAGCGGCGCTGCTCATTCGTCAGGGCATCCAACAGTTCATCATGATCCTGGATCCACTCGAGCGAATACTGCCAGCCCAGGGTGAGGTCCGAGAATGGTTCATGCTCATAGCCGCCCAGCCAGCGCCACTCGTCGTTGGGCCGGTCGGGATCGCGGCCGTTGTCGTCCTCACCGTGATAATAGGCGGTTTCCAGATTGGCGATACCGCCCAACAGAGGCCCGCGCACACTCGCTCCGAATGATGTCAGACGTGGGAAATACGCCCTTCCGGTGTCGGGATCGCGGGCGCTCGGCTGCTTGTCGTAGCCGTGATAGGCATAACCGGCATATTCGATGCCATCGATCGTCTGATACATCCGTAGTGCGAACTCACTGTCCCCGCCAACCTGATCACGCTCGCGCGGGTCGATCTGCGGGGGTGCGGCCACACGTCGGCCGGCCTCCCGGCTGAAGAAGGAGAGTCGCTCGCCGGTGATGAACCGGTTGGGCGTGGCGCGTGGCATCCAGACGACATCGACGTTCACATCGCCAAACCATGACAGCTTAACCGCATCCGTCGGTGCCTTCAGATATTCATCGCCGCGGCCACTGAAGAACGCGACATAGTCCTTCGGGAACAGATCGTTGAGAAACACGAGATCGCCCGTTCCCCAAGTGATGATCTGCCGGCCGAAGCGGATATCCGTCTGCGGTGTCAGTCGGCCGGCGAGGTTTGCCTCGCGCAGATCGCCGCGACCGCCTTCCTCAACACCATCCAGCCAGGCATCCGCCTTGATCGTCGCGGTGTAGTCGCCAAGCTGGCGCTCACCCTCGATCTGCAC from Spiribacter curvatus includes these protein-coding regions:
- the galU gene encoding UTP--glucose-1-phosphate uridylyltransferase GalU, coding for MTKRIRKAVFPVAGMGTRFLPATKANPKEMLPVVDKPLIQYAAEEAVRAGIETLIFVNGRNKRSIPDHFDKAYELETELEESGKLERLEAVRNILPAHVACIYIRQSEALGLGHAVLCAEPAVGDEPFAVILADDLIDDEQNGGCLAQMVECYDEQVASIIGVERVPPERTNRYGVVDTDAISPRLGRLKGIVEKPDPQEAPSNLGVVGRYVLNASIFNKLRQTPPGAGGEIQLTDAIAALMKDESVMAYEFEGTRYDCGDKLGYLQATVEFGVKHPEFGDAFADYLHTRSG
- a CDS encoding ComEA family DNA-binding protein; this translates as MIFSRQLGTLLVTSLVAGAAIASQDPINVNEAGVDRLQQINGIGPATAEAIIEDREQNGPFERIDAVTRVNGIGETTLDAMRGVIAIE
- a CDS encoding integration host factor subunit beta: MTKSELIDRIAANQQQLAQRDVELAVKTLIEQMSESLAGGERIEIRGFGSFALHHRPPRIGRNPRTGEPVSLPGKYVPHFKPGKEMRQRVDEKGRSERSEDS
- a CDS encoding DUF1302 family protein; protein product: MALVIAGSSLTSVSAQSGDDGWSDDGWGDDPWAREQTGWQWYGFVEGAVAPRLQDDPAVDDDYTVAEARVQIEGERQLGDYTATIKADAWLDGVEEGGRGDLREANLAGRLTPQTDIRFGRQIITWGTGDLVFLNDLFPKDYVAFFSGRGDEYLKAPTDAVKLSWFGDVNVDVVWMPRATPNRFITGERLSFFSREAGRRVAAPPQIDPRERDQVGGDSEFALRMYQTIDGIEYAGYAYHGYDKQPSARDPDTGRAYFPRLTSFGASVRGPLLGGIANLETAYYHGEDDNGRDPDRPNDEWRWLGGYEHEPFSDLTLGWQYSLEWIQDHDELLDALTNEQRRYAPDEYRHLLTNRVTWQGQRQNLTLSLFTFYSPSDADYYLRPRARYRFSDRLTGTAGVNLFGGQDDWTFHTQLEDNSNTYLRLRYNF
- the pyrF gene encoding orotidine-5'-phosphate decarboxylase — encoded protein: MTLTPNLIVAVDYDSVEEAQRLVDTLTPGSCCLKVGKSLFTRAGPRLVEAWVRDGWDVFLDLKFHDIPNTVAGACRAAADLGVWMVNVHALGGPAMLAAAKTAIGGRTGHRPLLTAVTVLTSHDQTTLDAIGLRGAPQDAVARLTGLATAAGLDGVVCSAQEAARVRAQSGDDFRRVTPGVRPRGSAQDDQRRILTPAEAMRAGATDLVVGRPVTRASDPPQVVESIANEVAITVQAHAGR
- the rpsA gene encoding 30S ribosomal protein S1, yielding MSESFAELFEESLVQTDMRPGSIVTAQVVAIDGEDVVVNAGLKSEAVIPLRQFTSENGDVEVSVGDEVEVALDAVEDGGGETKLSREKAKRARAWRVLETAYEGSETVNGQISGKVKGGFTVDLGHIRAFLPGSLVDIRPVRDTTYLEGKDLEFKVIKLDARRNNVVVSRRAVVEEEYSAEREALLEKLQEGQSIKGIVKNLTDYGAFVDLGGIDGLLHITDMAWRRVKHPSEVVDVGQEIEVKVLKFDRERNRVSLGLKQLGEDPWEAIARRYPEGSRVVGKVTNITDYGSFVEIEEGVEGLVHVSEMDWTNKNVNPAKVVSVGDEVEVMILDIDEERRRISLGMKQCQPNPWDEFAATRNKGDRVTGTIKSITDFGIFVGLEGGIDGLVHLSDLSWSDAGEEAIRDFQKGEEVEAVVLSVDPERERISLGVKQLAQDPVSQWVANHPKGTLVTGTASEVDAKGVVVELAEEVQGYVRAADLAQERTDDARSLVSEGDEVEAKVMAVDRRNRMISLSVRAKDQQDEREALEGFGSTGTAGTTTLGDLLKEQMGGRDNDS
- the lapB gene encoding lipopolysaccharide assembly protein LapB → MWQLLWLLLPLAALSGWWIGRRSSSRSRTASLPADYFQGLNYLLNEQPDRAIEIFTRLVEVDSETVETHLTLGNLFRRRGEADRAVRIHQNLIARPSLAPEQRAGALLELGRDYLAAGLLDRAEALFIEAMAFSDFRITALQCLLDIYQQEREWESAIDIAQRLQRADGGELRTEMGQFACEQAEQLRRQHAGPTEIRQALRRATHLDRDCVRASLLKSDLEQDEGRWRASIKACEQVKTQDPDYIPEILPRLEAGYQALDERRSYRQALNRLFHTQPSVSVIIKLSELIETDEGRGAAVEFLATQLRARPSVRGLNRLITLNIDSDDVDHRRQRDLQVLRELFQALLADRLPYRCVECGFEGRQLHWQCPSCRSWASIKPRRGPEGE
- a CDS encoding lipopolysaccharide assembly protein LapA domain-containing protein — encoded protein: MRRLIVLLLALVVVAIGLSFATLNSAPINLDFYIGELSLPISLWLVLALALGVLLGLGSAIGILTRQRWQLKRLRREAASSRQEVSELRKLPIRTSN